The window TTTGCATGATGCCCCTTCATTAACTCAAGCTTGCCTGTTTTCTTACTATTAACAAATCTTGAGCATTTATCGCAACATATTCAGGACAAGTCTTAAGTAGTTGATTAATATTGTGCTCATTTACTTGTTTATTTGTAGGAAATATGTGTAAAGCTGAGCTAACTTCACCAGTCTCACAACGTTTCAATATCTTAATGTCGCCGTCTAGCATCGGTTCCCCTTTGAACGAGTTCTCACTCTGTTCAACAACTCTGAAACACAATATCTTTCTGCCGAACGATTGTTTTCAACTCAACAACGCTAAACAGGCTAGACCACAAATCCACACCTACATCACCAACATACAGGGGTTTCCCTCTCACTGGAGGCAACTGGAAAAAATCCCCAACAGCAACTACACTAACATTCCCAAAAGGGGAAtcagtttgtttaatctgtcGTAACCTACCATGGATATAAGCCAATATCTTATGATCAACCATGGAGATTTCGTCAATTATCAACATCTGCAAGCTACTATATTTAGCACGTAAGGAATTAACCTTTTCTTCACCCAAAGGCGTGTACGGTAAGCGTACATCTTTCCCAATGCAAAACGTGTTATGGATAGTAGCTGCATGTAAATTGTATGCAGCTATGCCTGTTGGCGCAGTTAACACAACACAAGTATCGTCCGGGTGACGACACACTGTCGACAACAACCTCATTGCCTCATACTGGATAGCCTTTATTAAATGGCTCTTTCCTGTCCCTGCACCACCTGTAATGAAAACACGTAATGGGTCTGGCTTTTTCCCCATTACCTTATCTAAACACCACTGTCTAATCTGATAAAAAATACACATCTGTGTCTCATTCAGAGATCGAAGTAACGCCAGACCATCACTTCTGCACAggatgttatttttcttttccaaatgtGCAACTTGATCCCTACTCACTCCTAAATCCGGAATATTTTCTATCTCTTCATCCAACATCTGAATTTTATCCTCAATCAGCTGTTTACACTCTAAACGTTCCAATTCTTGCTCTGGGCACAGCTCACACCAGGCATCTTCTCCAACACCATCCCTATCAACTGCATTTTGGATATCGTCCAACTcatctgcatttatttcaaatttGCTTCTATttaaattaacaacagactTGACCAAATGTAACAATCCATCCCCTAATATCACACGACCACTACTGTAAAACTCTTCATACTTCTCAAAACCTCTGGGTTTTAACTGCACATCTTCCCGATATGGCAGAAACAATTGCAGAATACTCTGATAAAACAACTCTGGGCTCTTTGTCTCAGAAAAGCGCACGTAACGAATAACTGCAGGTTGTGTACGCGTTCTTTTCATAATAAAACCACAATCATTTTCAAGTTTTATCCTGTTAACGGACCTTTCGTTTTTAGACAGAACACGGTACTCCGATGCAAACGTTGCCATACACATGTCATTAAAACAAGCATCTTTTGGCCTCTTCTTATACCTATCCACAGAACTAGTCATCCACATGTCTTCTGTGCTAAGATCTTGTGATGATGCCTTTTGTTTTAACACACTTAAAGGCAAACTCATTTTCACCACATTATCCCCTACTGGCACAAACACAACTTTCCTTGAACATTCCTTCAGATGCATATTTGTTAACCTATACACAGCCTCTTGAGCACACACATCTCTGTTGTGTAAATACACACTACCTAAATTTTTCAATGCCTCTTTTGCACTTAAATTTCCTTCCTTAGCTGCTTCCCGAAGTGCATTGAGCAAGAATAGTCCCACATCTTTTTCATCCTTTGACATATAAGAAATGATATAAACTGCACATTTATACACATTATCAACAAATTGGATGTCCATATTTGCATTCCAGCATTTTAACAGTAGTTTGCTATATTGATTAATCCACACCTCATTAACCTGCCTTTTCAACACGACATGTGTTTTCCTACCAAAACGATTATATGCAGCTTCAAAAACCGTTTGATTTATACCTAAATGCCTAAACAACTCTTCCACACTATCATAGCTAGCATGCTCATCTGATAGAGCATCCTTAATTGCTGTCAAAATCTTTGACgctttctctttttccatttttggaGGTTGTTCCTGCCCCTGTTTCTTGCATGCACAATCTGCCATCCCTTGAGCTGCATCAACCGTACATGTACACATGTTTTTGCTCTCGTCTTCAACGATGCTACGACATATAAATGTTCGAGTGGACGCTGGCCTGGGGAAATTGAAACGACAAACcgttttattctttttacaagtttttgAGTGTCGCTTTGAATGCTGTTGCACAGATGTCACAATGTCCTTTAAGGGCTCATCTTGTGACGGTAATTCACATGTGACATACCGATCTATAAACTGAATTACCTcttcatctgtgtttttatcaATTACAGGAGCATTCTCAATCCAAAATAGACAATGGACATGTGGTGAACCACGCTGCTGGAATTCCACCCTATAAAAGTAGTCCTTTATTTTGCCAATGGGATGTGATGGAGACATCAGCACTTCCCTCAAAAAACAATGCCAGCGAAAATCAAACATTCTTGCTGCAGTGACAGGATTACAACGTAAAAGCTCACATCGGTCTGCCCATTCTAAATCCTCAACTGTCTGCGTTCTTCCTTCCTGTTTCAAAATACTATTAAGAAGACTTTTCCACCGCATATCAGCAgaagaaaatgaacaaaaccATGTCGGGACACCGAGCTGACGAACGCAAGCCAACAGGTCCCGCTGTGCTCCCTGCCAAAAAGCTGGGGTACCTCTAATAGGTTTAAGGAAACGGTAGCCATCATCAAACTCCAACAACTTCTTTAAAGATTCCTCATTGTTCAAAACATCAATAACTTTTTGAGATCTACCACCTGATTTTCCTTTCCGTAAAGCTATAGACACATTTGACACAATTTGTTCAAGCTCATAACTGTACAGACCAAAAAAGATAAACTCAACATTTTTTGCAAATCTACCATCAGCATGTAAAATCCTGTTGTTAAAATAACGCGACCTTGTCAAACGATGCTGTCTACTATCATGGTATGTAGAGCACCCGTTTGGGAACAACACTGGGAAGCATTTGGCTTCATTGGTATGATCAGTCAACAATTTCACAGGAGTATTTCCTTCTGCTGGAGCCAAATTCAATATATCATCAAAATATTGATCCAACGCTTCCTGACCAATATCAACAGGCATGAGACACGTGTCCTGAAACATACAATGTTGCTGTCTATCATGTAGAAGTTCATCTTCCCCACCGTCAGATGGTTCTTCCCTTTCTACATTAGActcactgtttttgtttaaagcatCTGCTTCCCTACAAAACTTGTTTAACCAAGCTTCATTAAACACTACATCTTTATAatgcacatttgtctcttttaaaCAACGCAAAGCCTGCCTAATGCGCATAGTATCAACATATTGATATTCATAATGTCCTTTATAGGTTAACTTGCGTTTTAACTTCACCGGCAACAAAGATCCTTCCATGTTAGACAGGGGCAGCAAGTTACTAGTTTGTACAATATTTGCTGGAACGCATGTGATTGGCCCGTGGATCCCGTTTTGCCCACCTTTAGGTAATGCCAACATCTTCATAAATGGAATGTGTAACGCAATCAAATGTCCCTCTAAACTATTCAAACACTCGAGTTCTTTAGGAACAGGATGAACTGCCAAGTTGTTCTGTGCACATTCAGGTGGCACTTCACCTCTATTTATCTTATAATGACATGTGTAACAAATCCACAGCTGACCTCTAGGCGTATCCAACCACTGGCACGGCAGTACACAATCTTTACTACATGTGTGTAAATAATCTTGAGAAATACATTTATCTACAATTAACGCTATACCTTCCTTCATCTTGTAATCACTGCTTTTACAGTTCAAGACTTGATGTTTAAACAACAGTCTatgacaaacacaacacacaaaatctGGCCCATCTTTTACTTTATCCAAAAACTGCTCCATAACATAATCAAATTGCCCtgccatttctttcttttgttgcaTCCTCAATTTGTTACCTGCTGTAACACGCTTCTTATGCTCAATACTACCATGATACTTACTTAAACTCATTTTCTTAACTTTCTGCCTAAATAACAGATTATCCCTGTATTTCTGTGAACTTTTTTCCATACTTTCTGCCTAAATAACAGATTATCCCTGTATTTCTGTGAACTTTTTCCATAACTTTCTGCCTAAATAACAGATATCCCTGTATTTCTGTGAACTTTTTTCCATAACTTTCTGCCTAAATAACAGATTATCCCTGTATTTCTGTGAACTTTTTTCCATAACTTTCTGCCTAAATAACAGATTATCCCTGTATTCTGTGAACTTTTTTCCTTAGCTTTCTGCTTAACTTTCTGCCTAAATAACAGATTATCCCTGTATTTCTGTGATTTTATTTCCTTAATGTTTCCTTGATATTGCATATTAGATTGGAAAcgctttttccttttcaaataCTTGGAAAAACAATAACTATCTGTACTACAAACACTTGCAGTactctgctgctgtttttctgAATTCCTTGTACACATGTACCTAGTCTTGGATGAATTACCCACTTTACACAACTCATAACATCTCTGCTCATCAACATGCTGGACACAAACCACTGACTCAAAATAATTTAGCTCATTGCGTTTTAAGTAAATGCCTTGATTTGAAAATATCGCTCCCTTACAGCTGTATGTAAGCCATCTGTCACCACTGTATATGAAAATGTCCACCCCAAAAGCATTTGCTGTTGCCTGGAATTCTACGTCTGTGGCAAAAGTGGCAACATACATCATCCGCGACTGTTCAATATACTCTGATATCGAAGCATATCCTGTTCCAACTAACTGCACGTGTTGTTCACTGTGACTTTTCATATACTTAACTACAGCAAGTCTTATCTTTTTATGACTCTTTGGGGAACCACTGATCACTTGAGCTACTGCTCCAAAGAAACTACTGCCGTTCTCTACAACTTTAACTGTCTTACATACATTACCCAAAGAACCAGACACTGTTGGCCCTTGCACATCCTGCTTTACAAAATCCACATTATACTTACTGCACaatgtttttgcaactttagtaGACAAAGGATTAAATTCTAATGCCACATTACTCACATCCCTAGACCTTTCCACACAATCTGTGTCCATTCCAGACAATATACTATGCTCCCGGTCTATGACATCTTCAACAGGCTCAACTACACAACTGGCAACTGAATTCATACTatttaaacaaacacttttctgcTTTCTACTTTGTGTTCTAAAATTGTACACCCTAGAACAAGGAGTCACTACTTTGCAATAGCCATAACAACTCTGATTTTGGGGTTGTTTAACACAAACTACTGTCTCATAATGGTTACCATTGCAATTTTCCAAATACACTCCCTGATTTGACAACTGCCTATTCTTGCAACTGTATTCAAGCCAGCGTCCATTACAATATGTGAATATATTTACTCCTAAACAATCTGCTGCTGCTTGAATCTCAATTTCTGTCGCCCAACTGCGAACTAAGTGCATTTTAGAAATGCTGAGGTATTCTGCCATTGATGAATACTCAGTTCTCAACATTCCCTCATATAACAAACTATTTCTTTCCAACTGCTTCACCACAGAACGTCTAATTTCTTTGTGATAACTCTGTGTACCACTCACAGCTTGACTGACTGCTCTAAAGAAACAGCTTCCATCCCCGActattttgttattactacatGGAGGCCCTAACTCACCAACATTTGTAGATACTAAATCAACTTTCTCTGATTCTACATTCAACTGTGTGCACAGAGCTTGTGCAACTTCCTTACAAAGAGGATTAAACTGTAGTTTGCTACTCACATCCTCACCTACAAACTCTACATCTGAATCATCACCTACATGTACTACCTCTGAAACATCACTACTTTTCATTTTCTTAGATGTAAATGTTCCTGAGGATCTCTTCCTCTTTGAACCTCTATGACTTGTGGTGCTCACAACATCACCTACACATTCTACATCTGcatcaaaacctgtaaatacCACATCTGAAACATCCCTGCTTTTAAATGTAGAAGTTCCAGAAGAACTCTTCCGCTTTGAACCTCTCTGACTCTTGGTGCAGCCAAGTGTTGGCTGAAGAGTACTCATTTGAGGTAAAGCACAACCCAACTCACTCTCACCACTCACTGTTGATTCAAGATTCACGCTCAGACCCAAGGAAAGAACAGAACCTTTGTGAGAAACACGGACACCAGCAATCTCAAAAAGCTTTTGAGTTTTTCTAAACACAGTTGCGAATTTGCAAATGTGATCATATACGTGTTCAAGGCAActaaaatacacaacaacactCTGCCCTTTCTCATCAATCAACCCAGTCATACTGCGTGCATGAGAGTCAACCACAGCGTACTGTCCATCCTGACCAATGATTGCACATGTATTACCATTCAATGTCAGAAAGCATGTGTTATATTTCATGCATATTTTATCTAACCCATTTCTTAAAGTTGTGTACACACCTGCCTCAATAAGCTCTCCCTCAACAACATCGACCTCTCCAGTGACATAGTCACCATATTCAAACTCAAACTTGTGCCCGTCAATAACGGACTGTTTGGGCAAATCTGGAACACACAGCATTTTGGACACATCAGTAATTAAGTTGCTGTCCCGCAAAGAGGTGTACAAGTTGTCACCTAAAACTACCACTTCATCCAAGTCGTCCGACTGCCATGAAAACACACTGTCAATTGTATGTTTTGCTAGGCCTACCAAACCTATAGCCATACACTGAAGTCCTCCGTATTGGAACCGAGAGTCTCCCTGATGGAATGATCCCCTGACAGATCCTATGTAATGTTCAATCCCAACAGAGCTAGTACCCTCAAGCTCAGCTGCAACTTCTATCTCAGCATCACTGTCTGTAAATACCGCAACATTCTGCCTGTCAAGATCAACTTTCCCCGCCGTCACAGAAATGCTACTAACGCCAAACGACTGCACCTTCAAAGAGTTCTTTAAACTAAAGATGTGAAGCATCAGGTCATTGAGGCATGTGTTGAAAACAGCCACAGATGTGCCAAAAGTGGCTGCCAAACCAGACGCGTCACGTGTGCCACAATCGACTACAACAAAAAGATCTCCGTGATGAATAACTGCACAAACTGCACCTTGGAGATTCAACAGACACATTCCATCCCTCAACAGATGTTCTTGTAGCTTTTCGTAAAGCACAGTCTCATCTTCCAACAACCCAAAATCTCCGTACACTGGCTTTCCAATACGTACTTTAGAGCTCCTGCCAAACAAACAGTGCTGTTCAATCAATTTACACATTTCCTTATGTTTACCACTTTCCTGGCTTTCTTTAGTGACGTAAGCATTCAACTTCATCCCTTCTGCACGTATGTCATCAACATCTAACTTTTGCCATGTACAAACAGGAGCAATTCCATGTTTGATCACAGCCGCAACACTACATGCCATCAATGCATTATAATCTAAAGGAAATGATGCAGCCCTGACTTTAGTCCCAGCAACAACGGAGGATTGCAACTTTTCTGAACACATGCAAGCAGTAGGATCAACATCACTCTTACCTTTGATGGTTTTTTCAGCATTGCCCTTACCTTTCTTGGACCCAGTGTGCAGTGTAGGGAAACCCTACAATAAGGAAAAGCACATGCAGCAATCAACTTCCATCATCACAAAAGAACTTTATTATAATCCTCAATCAATCGGTATGTGGTACACTTACTGAGTCCAGCGCAGCCACTTCTGCAGCCCTGGAAGTTGAAGCCTTTGCAGACGACACAGCCACCGGTGTTACCTGTacgaataaaaaaaagtaacaaaatcatgtatatttctttagattttattttttaaactattttctaaaataaaaataagcaaaatacataaaacaataaaaatactgtCTTGACTGTTGCTTATTTAAGGTATAAGCTTCTAACTTCTGATTGAAGATGTTTGTGACCTAACTAAACTATGTTTGTTTTACTCTATTATAAATatgaagttaaaaaaattaaaagaaattaataatGATTAAATGTTTTTCGGTGTGTACAAACATTAATCAAAGCCACAATGATCCACACTGAACTGTAGGGTACAAATCTGGATCTTGTCTACTGATATCGTGAATGAACTTTGAGATATATTGTTAAGTTTGATAGAGATCTCATATGTGTAGTtgttttaaaattcaatttACAGTGCATTAACAGTTAAATAGTTGTGCATTCTCtattaataacaaaataaacattgtgaaatggtGGAACTTCAAACAAATCACCAGACTcttacctcctcctcctcctgcactATCACTTCAACAGCACTGGTAGGTGTCAGGATGGAAGACACCTCCACAACAGCGGCACCAacctagaaaaagaaaaattgaacaaaacaaataaaactaaaatgttgttGCTGTCTGTCAACACTATCAAAACAAATTGTACACAGTAAATAATCCATCATAAAAAATATTGGGTTATGATTCCAATTTAAAAAGGAACAATCAATTCAAACAGTtacaaaaagcattaaaaacaaacctgctgCTTGGACCGGTTTGTCTTGGAGGCAGCAGCCCTCCGAGGACGTTCCACATTTGGTTTCTAATGTaagaaaaatcaaaacacaCTTTGTAACCACTGTGGGGTGTAGCTCCTTTAGAAAAATATCAGTAGTCTGATCTTTTACAAAGTATTGGGCATCAAGAGCAAAGACAGTTCATAACAAAGCCTCAACCAACAGAGCATGTAAATTACCTTTGAGCTTTGTGGAACTGTGCTCTGCACAGGGCTGGAATTTGATGGAACATCTTTATCCATCATATCCAACATCGCAATGCTAACGTTGACTGGTGTTAGCGGGATGGAAGACTCCAACATAacctgtaaaacaaaaatgcaaaaacactaTTGCTGAAAATACTACAcgtttactttttatttaaaaatacaccCCCTTTATATTACCGGTCATTTACATGTTGTCGTCACCATATTGTGAGCACTAGTTTTAACTGCACGTTCATaagacaagaagaaaaagaagaagtatGATGTCATCACAATTTTTTGCTATACATCTTGACTACGCAGTGCTTCCTAGCCAGAGTTACCTTAGGTCTGGTGCTTTTTAccataacacaaaacaaacctgCTGCAGAACCATCCTCTTTTCCGGTGCACCAAAGGACTGCTCAAGTTCCCCAGACTGGTGCCTCTGTAATGAAAAATCACAtagtttgttttaaacaaatacatactaAGGTAAATTCTTTAGGTAATACAacttcttttaaaatgtttcaggCCAACATTTACAGTGTGCAATCTATTACCTTGCGACCCTGTCCAACAAGCGTCCTCTGTGGAGGGTTTGGTTGACGTAGCTCAGTGACCTCCAAGTGTGTGGGAGACACGTCCACAAAAGTGGACCCAACctagaaaaacaataattaatgaACTGCATgaaca is drawn from Etheostoma spectabile isolate EspeVRDwgs_2016 unplaced genomic scaffold, UIUC_Espe_1.0 scaffold00019166, whole genome shotgun sequence and contains these coding sequences:
- the LOC116683971 gene encoding LOW QUALITY PROTEIN: uncharacterized protein LOC116683971 (The sequence of the model RefSeq protein was modified relative to this genomic sequence to represent the inferred CDS: inserted 5 bases in 5 codons); the protein is MPRGKNYRRSLAAQWRMAERRTGSWQPAGSNASLHAVVQVTPKVHEWPKSPSLGGSHKLVSSRVSRQEGQFLCYLWETPICEASQMDFVLMPEGGLSFGVMSTPGACATELKTEVFVYDFPPRLNIDGVWQDHMRQEFHRVAARLGVKYFSIAEYFPFDKLELWSRDGIHLSDSNGMPIFVEVLSRTAIQKPNVERPRRAAASKTSRGKQKVGSTFVDVSPTHLEVTELRQPNPPQRTLVGQGRKRHQSGELEQSFGAPEKRMVLQQVMLESSIPLTPVNVSIAMLDMMDKDVPSNSSPVQSTVPQSSKKPNVERPRRAAASKTNRSKQQVGAAVVEVSSILTPTSAVEVIVQEEEEVTPVAVSSAKASTSRAAEVAALDSGFPTLHTGSKKGKGNAEKTIKGKSDVDPTACMCSEKLQSSVVAGTKVRAASFPLDYNALMACSVAAVIKHGIAPVCTWQKLDVDDIRAEGMKLNAYVTKESQESGKHKEMCKLIEQHCLFGRSSKVRIGKPVYGDFGLLEDETVLYEKLQEHLLRDGMCLLNLQGAVCAVIHHGDLFVVVDCGTRDASGLAATFGTSVAVFNTCLNDLMLHIFSLKNSLKVQSFGVSSISVTAGKVDLDRQNGTSSVGIEHYIGSVRGSFHQGDSRFQYGGLQCMAIGLVGLAKHTIDSVFSWQSDDLDEVVVLGDNLYTSLRDSNLITDVSKMLCVPDLPKQSVIDGHKFEFEYGDYVTGEVDVVEGELIEAGVYTTLRNGLDKICMKYNTCFLTLNGNTCAIIGQDGQYAVVDSHARSMTGLIDEKGQSVVVYFSCLEHVYDHICKFATVFRKTQKLFEIAGVRVSHKGSVLSLGLSVNLESTVSGESELGCALPQMSTLQPTLGCTKSQRGSKRKRSSGTFTSKKMKSSDVSEVVHVGDDSDVEFVGEDVSSKLQFNPLCKEVAQALCTQLNVESEKVDLVSTNVGELGPPCSNNKIVGDGSCFFRAVSQAVSGTQSYHKEIRRSVVKQLERNSLLYEGMLRTEYSSMAEYLSISKMHLVRSWATEIEIQAAADCLGVNIFTYCNGRWLEYSCKNRQLSNQGVYLENCNGNHYETVVCVKQPQNQSCYGYCKVVTPCSRVYNFRTQSRKQKNVIDREHSILSGMDTDCVERSRDVSNVALEFNPLSTKVAKTLCSKYNVDFVKQDVQGPTVSGSLGNVCKTVKVVENGSSFFGAVAQVISGSPKSHKKIRLAVVKYMKSHSEQHVQLVGTGYASISEYIEQSRMMYVATFATDVEFQATANAFGVDIFIYSGDRWLTYSCKGAIFSNQGIYLKRNELNYFESVVCVQHVDEQRCYELCKVGNSSKTRYMCTRNSEKQQQSTASAESMEKSSQKYRDNLLFRQKVKKMSLSKYHGSIEHKKRVTAGNKLRMQQKKEMAGQFDYVMEQFLDKVKDGPDFVCCVCHRLLFKHQVLNCKSSDYKMKEGIALIVDKCISQDYLHTCSKDCVLPCQWLDTPRGQLWICYTCHYKINRGEVPPECAQNNLAVHPVPKELECLNSLEGHLIALHIPFMKMLALPKGGQNGIHGPITCVPANIVQTSNLLPLSNMEGSLLPVKLKRKLTYKGHYEYQYVDTMRIRQALRCLKETNVHYKDVVFNEAWLNKFCREADALNKNSESNVEREEPSDGGEDELLHDRQQHCMFQDTCLMPVDIGQEALDQYFDDILNLAPAEGNTPVKLLTDHTNEAKCFPVLFPNGCSTYHDSRQHRLTRSRYFNNRILHADGRFAKNVEFIFFGLYSYELEQIVSNVSIALRKGKSGGRSQKVIDVLNNEESLKKLLEFDDGYRFLKPIRGTPAFWQGAQRDLLACVRQLGVPTWFCSFSSADMRWKSLLNSILKQEGRTQTVEDLEWADRCELLRCNPVTAARMFDFRWHCFLREVLMSPSHPIGKIKDYFYRVEFQQRGSPHVHCLFWIENAPVIDKNTDEEVIQFIDRYVTCELPSQDEPLKDIVTSVQQHSKRHSKTCKKNKTVCRFNFPRPASTRTFICRSIVEDESKNMCTCTVDAAQGMADCACKKQGQEQPPKMEKEKASKILTAIKDALSDEHASYDSVEELFRHLGINQTVFEAAYNRFGRKTHVVLKRQVNEVWINQYSKLLLKCWNANMDIQFVDNVYKCAVYIISYMSKDEKDVGLFLLNALREAAKEGNLSAKEALKNLGSVYLHNRDVCAQEAVYRLTNMHLKECSRKVVFVPVGDNVVKMSLPLSVLKQKASSQDLSTEDMWMTSSVDRYKKRPKDACFNDMCMATFASEYRVLSKNERSVNRIKLENDCGFIMKRTRTQPAVIRYVRFSETKSPELFYQSILQLFLPYREDVQLKPRGFEKYEEFYSSGRVILGDGLLHLVKSVVNLNRSKFEINADELDDIQNAVDRDGVGEDAWCELCPEQELERLECKQLIEDKIQMLDEEIENIPDLGVSRDQVAHLEKKNNILCRSDGLALLRSLNETQMCIFYQIRQWCLDKVMGKKPDPLRVFITGGAGTGKSHLIKAIQYEAMRLLSTVCRHPDDTCVVLTAPTGIAAYNLHAATIHNTFCIGKDVRLPYTPLGEEKVNSLRAKYSSLQMLIIDEISMVDHKILAYIHGRLRQIKQTDSPFGNVSVVAVGDFFQLPPVRGKPLYVGDVGVDLWSSLFSVVELKTIVRQKDIVFXELLNRVRTRSKXEPMLDGDIKILKRCETGEVSSALHIFPTNKQVNEHNINQLLKTCPEYVAINAQDLXNSKKTGKLELMKGHHAKAYNTCLAETLLLGKDARVMLCKNVDVMDGLVNGVCGTVTHIVYPKDDKKFPQTVYIKFDDDHIGAQRRKRCANASAVVMGSTSIEADEDRVTNKGGLRRQFPLKLAWACTVHKVQGLTVDKAVVSLEKVFSAGQAYVALSRVRCLSGLVIQDFEEKAIYCNENIKDAIQSMPPFLVDNVTGHNFNTHTFTVFLMNVQSLARHVADLALCTQHXQLNCIAVTETWLPAADSLENVKIDGYSFHSRPRSLSYSSSNPVLIELQSQQHGGVGMYSADXLACDIVQVADMNLECLVYKFASCDIVLAVIYRPPSYPLSLFKQHLGKLLDWLDPLSNTVAVMGDFNDDILKSSTICHLLTNKGFVQHVKQPTTEKGTLIDHVYVKTTQYDVETVVWPTYFSDHEGVVCSFNCVGCVDVAAASPLQPGAEVTVEEQLFPFTTLVSYVPKRHRSVVLLSTLHTGDACVGASRQAKPDIIFHYNHSKGGVDNIDKLVGTPEWMRGKLNKRRAFLEQLGRTLFNPLIERRQFLPRTDASAALAVTARRSCGGGGGGGGSGGSCSGTVTRGLEEDGDLELDTATHCEVPHLPRRPSHSSRIGPGTGLNISRTRAASPRGRSFWRRSLAISRRLLSVGTPLVSHTPTLKTFHLLRADGLSDDNESVDEEDNEVDDDASEEDVPRLPRWTPHSANITDYPEWQCDTNKPLNITTKELEQFMGTAVYMSLFGLPGTRMFWNKATRVSQVADTMALNRWEFIKKSLHFNNNNQTTGVNLMCNAELKRTGRGSFEQKTAMVGETTLHAVKWSKKWYHRLMFHFIDMTIVTAWLLYRRDCSSTGMRKKEQMKLYTFKSYIAESLCKTGKNLDRKRGRPRSTIAGEYDEKRRRGPTTPIPVPDVRLDATAHWMVMCEKKGRCKVPECNGTPKAKCQKCDVHLCFTSTSNCFLRFHTE